The segment AACGCCTGAATATTATTGCTGAAACAGAACAATCTTTTGATTATCTAAAATCGCGGTTTTCAAAACAAGTCGAATTTTCCTTTAATGCTCCCAAAAGACCTATTATGGTTTCTGTAAATCCGGCACTTCATAGTTGGACCGTAGAAAACTTAGTCAAAAACGCTATTGATGCTATGAAAGGCAAAGGCAAAATATCGGTAGTGATTGAAAATGAAAATAATTTGGTTAAAATTTTAGTTTCCGATACCGGAAAAGGCATTCCGAAAAACCAATTCAAACGCATCTTTGAACCTGGATTTACTACAAAAAAGCGTGGTTGGGGATTGGGTTTGTCTCTGACGAAACGTATCGTGGAAGAATACCACAAAGGAAAAATAAAAGTCCTGCATTCTGAAATTGGAAAAGGAACAACGATACAGATTTCTTTTAAAAAAGGATAACTATTTGAAGTTCGTAAACATCATTTTTCTTCCCAAAGAGCCTTTACTCAAATACTCTTTAAGGAAATCTTCATTTTCTTTGGTTTTTTCCAGTCCAGCCAAAATAGCTCTTTTCAGGCTGTTCAAATTGTTCGCGTTTTCGGGACTTACTGAACCAACTTTGTAAACATCGTCTTGGCATTTGTTCATTTTGTCCCGGACATCCTGCATCATTTTTTTTAGTGTCTCATCGGATTGAGTTGGTTTAAATCTTTTATTTCTAAAATATATAAAATCATTTAAATCCCGTATTGCTTCATTAAAATTAGCCGTAATTTCAATCAGTTTTTCGACACTTTTATTTTGGTTTAAAACAGTGAACTCTTTCTTTTTTAAATCGTAATAATCCCGAATCACACTGTTTAAAAGACCATTTTTTTCTACTCTTTTGTAGGTTTCAAAAGCTTTATCAGTATCAGATAGTTTTTCGTATTTTTCAATTTCCGCGTTGTAATCAAAATTTATCTTAGGCTTTCCGGCATCTGATTTTCCGCTTATAAATTCACTATTAGTCAAAGGCTCATTCAGAAGCTGCCATAAATAATC is part of the Flavobacterium sangjuense genome and harbors:
- a CDS encoding transglutaminase domain-containing protein, with the protein product MKKYLFLILFFLAQISIGQTAPNYSNVDNKMAAIPENLTATTSGIADYINSNFTAQDEKIRAIYYWITTNISYDVPNMYAPNNLDSPEVKIANTLKTRKGVCIHYAEVFNEIATKVGIKSYIVGGYTKQLDEVVSISHAWNVSQIDGKWFLFDATWGAGFIEGKKFAKKQSNTYFKKTPDRMIVNHMPFDYLWQLLNEPLTNSEFISGKSDAGKPKINFDYNAEIEKYEKLSDTDKAFETYKRVEKNGLLNSVIRDYYDLKKKEFTVLNQNKSVEKLIEITANFNEAIRDLNDFIYFRNKRFKPTQSDETLKKMMQDVRDKMNKCQDDVYKVGSVSPENANNLNSLKRAILAGLEKTKENEDFLKEYLSKGSLGRKMMFTNFK